From a region of the Chitinophaga caseinilytica genome:
- a CDS encoding SusC/RagA family TonB-linked outer membrane protein, translating to MKLTAACLFAVCMHVSAKSLSQTITFSGKDVPLARVFAAVKKQTGFVFFYNKSIVRDGATISINASNQPLENFLKEALRGQFLEYSIEDKVIVISRKPVESLPDMPPPINITGRISDDRGLPLPGVSIKVKGTGRGATTNSDGVFSISNIPEDAFLIISYIGFETREVAVQGRTALDLQLIPASKDIEGVTVVGYSSKNVKYLSSAVSTVSREKLRDVTSNSLSNLLQGKAPGVVVSSGSGDPASGNSVTIRGQGTLAGNPSPLMVVDGNIGGSFNPSDVESVTILKDAAATGLYGSRAANGVIIVTTRQGRAGKTRIEVNAVTGFNKADFGKFKLMNSRELYDYQKTFTTRSDTVLNTDTDWLDIAFRTAMTQSYTVSASGGSEKTQFYTAGTYYKEDGTLLTNSKSAYNFRANITHKLSSKVKLAVLINGSYEKANNHHSSTLYGAYTNLPWDKPYNPDGTPRFGSGTGWLGREQHNFLYSLQYNQSFNRAMTFNGDLNLDYAINRHFTFSTYNRANIYNYKSTEYWDQRSKEGTADKGYLAHNINYSNTLLSSNRLRYENSWSDHNLTVLGVAEAEKFYGDNNGIVGRGLPAGMTAMSTATEAKSTPTGGRDEYSFQKWLVQGDYNFDNRYFFLASFVRDISSKFGNNNPGGSFYQIGASWILSNENFLAGNRTISFLKLRASHGTVGNPPIQNYQALGLYQYDQSASYAGQSGSFPFQKANPNLTWEKIRVNNLGVEVSFFKRIELNVDLYDKQAKSLLMLRPLPLTTGYTSVMENIGSMRNRGMEITLNTKNLVNEFKWETSLNFALNRNKVTKLNGNDKFASPGTNQPVGLNEDVDKWYMRIWAGVDPATGDPLWERVVTDADGKTYLTYTNSYNAATLQYTGTSSAPKFTGGMLNTFSFKGVYMSAFFNFVYGNEVFNSSRQFFDSDGIYDSYNQMVLAEGWSRWSKPGDVATHPKPLLGGNKASNEPSSRFLEDGSYVRLRNVQIGYDFPAAMLQRIKIGSIRVFLSGDNLWTGTKFSGMDPEVSFVNANGFTKGVSGTKYPISKKILLGVNIGF from the coding sequence ATGAAATTAACCGCCGCCTGTCTTTTTGCGGTCTGCATGCACGTCAGCGCAAAAAGCCTATCGCAAACGATCACGTTTTCCGGGAAAGACGTTCCTCTCGCCAGGGTGTTCGCCGCCGTGAAGAAGCAAACGGGATTCGTTTTCTTTTACAACAAAAGTATCGTCCGCGATGGGGCTACCATCAGCATCAACGCCAGTAACCAGCCGTTGGAAAACTTCCTGAAAGAAGCTTTGCGCGGCCAGTTCCTCGAATATTCCATCGAAGACAAGGTGATCGTGATCTCGCGCAAGCCGGTGGAATCGTTGCCGGACATGCCGCCGCCCATTAATATCACCGGCCGCATCTCCGACGACCGGGGGCTGCCGCTGCCGGGGGTTTCCATCAAGGTGAAAGGTACCGGGCGCGGCGCTACCACGAACTCCGACGGGGTTTTCAGCATTTCCAACATCCCGGAAGATGCGTTCCTCATCATTTCCTACATCGGGTTCGAAACGCGCGAAGTGGCCGTACAGGGCCGCACGGCGCTCGATCTGCAACTGATACCCGCCAGTAAGGATATCGAAGGCGTGACGGTGGTGGGATATTCCTCCAAGAACGTCAAATACCTGTCCAGCGCCGTGAGCACCGTTTCCCGCGAGAAGCTCCGCGACGTGACGAGCAACAGCCTTTCCAACCTCCTCCAGGGCAAGGCGCCCGGCGTAGTGGTGAGCTCCGGTTCCGGCGATCCGGCATCCGGCAACAGCGTTACCATCCGCGGACAGGGCACCCTGGCCGGCAACCCCTCCCCGCTCATGGTGGTAGACGGCAACATCGGCGGATCGTTCAACCCCTCCGACGTGGAATCCGTCACCATCCTCAAAGACGCCGCCGCTACGGGGCTTTACGGTTCCCGCGCCGCCAACGGCGTTATCATCGTTACCACCCGCCAGGGCCGCGCCGGAAAAACCCGCATCGAAGTGAACGCCGTCACCGGTTTCAACAAAGCCGATTTCGGGAAGTTCAAACTGATGAACAGCCGCGAGCTGTACGACTACCAGAAAACCTTCACCACCCGGTCAGACACCGTCCTCAATACGGATACCGACTGGCTGGACATCGCCTTCCGCACCGCCATGACGCAGAGCTACACCGTTTCCGCATCGGGCGGTAGCGAAAAGACGCAGTTCTATACCGCGGGAACGTATTACAAGGAAGACGGCACGCTGCTTACCAACAGCAAATCCGCCTATAACTTCCGCGCCAACATTACCCATAAACTGAGCAGCAAGGTGAAGCTGGCCGTACTTATCAACGGCAGTTACGAAAAAGCCAACAACCACCACAGCAGCACGTTGTACGGCGCATATACCAACCTGCCGTGGGACAAGCCCTACAATCCCGACGGCACCCCGCGCTTCGGCAGCGGCACCGGCTGGCTGGGGCGCGAGCAGCACAACTTTTTGTATTCGCTGCAGTATAACCAGTCGTTCAACCGCGCCATGACCTTCAACGGCGACCTGAACCTGGATTACGCCATCAACCGGCATTTCACGTTCAGCACGTATAACCGCGCCAATATTTACAACTACAAATCCACCGAGTACTGGGACCAGCGTTCCAAAGAGGGTACCGCCGACAAGGGGTACCTGGCGCACAACATCAACTACAGCAACACGCTGCTCAGCTCCAACCGCCTCCGGTACGAAAACAGCTGGAGCGATCATAACCTCACCGTGCTCGGCGTGGCCGAAGCCGAGAAATTCTATGGCGACAACAACGGCATCGTTGGCCGCGGGCTACCTGCGGGGATGACGGCCATGAGCACGGCTACCGAAGCCAAATCCACGCCCACCGGCGGCCGCGACGAATACAGCTTCCAGAAATGGCTGGTGCAGGGCGATTACAATTTCGATAACCGGTATTTCTTCCTCGCGTCTTTCGTGCGGGATATCAGTTCCAAATTCGGCAACAACAACCCGGGCGGGAGCTTCTACCAGATCGGCGCCTCCTGGATTCTGAGCAACGAGAATTTCCTCGCCGGCAACCGCACCATCTCTTTCCTGAAGCTGCGCGCGAGCCATGGCACCGTGGGCAATCCGCCCATCCAGAACTATCAGGCGCTGGGTTTGTACCAATATGACCAATCGGCCTCCTATGCCGGGCAGAGCGGCTCCTTCCCTTTCCAGAAAGCCAATCCCAACCTCACCTGGGAAAAGATCCGGGTGAACAACCTGGGCGTGGAGGTATCGTTCTTCAAAAGGATCGAGCTGAACGTGGATTTGTATGACAAACAGGCGAAATCCCTCCTCATGCTGCGCCCGCTGCCGCTCACGACCGGTTATACCAGCGTGATGGAAAACATCGGATCGATGCGCAACCGCGGGATGGAAATCACCCTGAACACGAAGAACCTCGTCAATGAGTTCAAATGGGAAACTTCGCTCAACTTCGCACTGAACCGCAATAAAGTGACGAAGCTGAACGGGAACGACAAGTTCGCCAGTCCCGGCACCAACCAGCCCGTGGGCCTCAACGAAGATGTGGACAAATGGTACATGCGCATCTGGGCCGGCGTAGACCCCGCCACCGGGGATCCGCTCTGGGAGCGCGTAGTGACCGACGCCGACGGCAAAACCTACCTCACCTACACCAACAGCTACAATGCCGCCACGCTGCAATATACCGGCACATCCTCTGCGCCGAAATTCACCGGCGGGATGCTGAACACGTTCAGCTTCAAAGGCGTGTACATGAGCGCGTTCTTCAATTTCGTGTACGGGAACGAGGTGTTCAACAGCTCGCGCCAGTTCTTCGATTCGGACGGTATTTACGACAGCTATAACCAGATGGTACTGGCCGAAGGCTGGAGCCGGTGGAGCAAGCCCGGAGACGTGGCCACCCATCCCAAACCCTTGCTGGGCGGCAACAAAGCGTCTAACGAGCCATCGTCGCGATTCCTGGAAGACGGCAGCTACGTTCGCCTGCGCAACGTGCAGATCGGGTACGACTTTCCCGCGGCGATGCTGCAAAGGATCAAGATCGGCAGTATCCGCGTGTTCCTCAGCGGCGACAATCTCTGGACCGGCACCAAATTCTCCGGCATGGACCCCGAGGTTTCTTTCGTGAACGCGAACGGCTTTACCAAAGGCGTTTCCGGCACGAAGTACCCGATCAGCAAGAAAATATTACTGGGCGTAAACATCGGTTTCTAA
- a CDS encoding Crp/Fnr family transcriptional regulator produces MASSRLAEYLANNTHIGIESATGLAASLKTVSVPKGAFLLRQGEVCRNSFFVEEGLLRYYSIDDKGKEHILQFAPESWIVSDRESVYFGNPSKYFIQALEDSRVISLDEAFVLDISRHDPAFTEANNRLLHNHIRHLQDRVNELLSFTAEARYLRFIELYPSLLLRVPQSMVASYLGIAPESLSRVRKEMAQRHHGS; encoded by the coding sequence ATGGCATCGTCCCGACTGGCGGAATACCTCGCCAACAATACCCATATCGGCATCGAAAGCGCTACCGGACTGGCAGCTTCCCTGAAAACCGTTTCGGTGCCCAAAGGCGCTTTTCTGCTCCGGCAGGGCGAGGTGTGCCGCAATTCTTTTTTCGTGGAAGAAGGATTGCTGCGGTATTATTCCATCGACGATAAAGGGAAGGAGCACATCCTGCAGTTTGCTCCGGAAAGCTGGATCGTGTCTGACCGGGAAAGCGTGTATTTCGGGAACCCTTCGAAGTATTTCATCCAGGCGCTGGAAGACAGCCGCGTGATTTCGCTCGACGAAGCCTTCGTGCTGGATATCTCCCGCCACGATCCCGCGTTCACCGAAGCCAACAACCGCCTGCTCCATAATCATATCCGCCATTTGCAGGACCGTGTCAACGAACTGCTCAGTTTTACGGCCGAAGCGCGCTATCTCCGCTTTATCGAATTATACCCCAGTCTTTTACTGCGCGTTCCCCAATCCATGGTCGCTTCCTATCTCGGCATCGCGCCCGAAAGCCTCAGCCGCGTCCGCAAGGAAATGGCTCAGCGCCATCACGGATCTTAA
- a CDS encoding pirin family protein, which translates to MTIAYKGRVEHADSSGGGGVIGEGDVQWMTAASGVLHKEFHEKEWSRKGGDFQMVQLWVNLPAKDKMSPPKYQALKHENMAKSALPDGKGYVEVIAGEYKGTKGSATTFSPVHLYNVYLQPGGDAAFSFPAGYTTGLLVIKGSVQVNGDTPVAQDHFVLFANDGEEVQVSASEDATVLLLSGEPLREPIVSYGPFVMNTEKEIEEAIRDFNTGKFGYLED; encoded by the coding sequence GTGACCATCGCCTATAAAGGCCGCGTGGAGCATGCAGACAGCAGTGGCGGCGGTGGTGTGATCGGCGAGGGCGACGTGCAATGGATGACGGCCGCTTCCGGCGTGTTGCACAAAGAATTCCACGAAAAGGAATGGAGCCGCAAGGGTGGGGATTTTCAGATGGTGCAGCTGTGGGTGAACCTTCCCGCGAAAGATAAAATGAGCCCGCCCAAATACCAGGCCCTGAAACACGAAAACATGGCGAAATCGGCATTGCCCGACGGGAAAGGGTATGTGGAAGTGATCGCCGGGGAATATAAGGGTACCAAAGGCAGCGCCACCACTTTTTCGCCGGTGCATTTGTACAACGTGTACCTGCAACCCGGTGGCGATGCGGCTTTCAGCTTCCCCGCAGGTTATACCACCGGCCTCCTCGTGATCAAGGGATCCGTACAGGTAAATGGCGATACGCCCGTGGCGCAAGACCATTTCGTGCTGTTCGCCAACGATGGGGAAGAAGTGCAGGTATCGGCTTCGGAAGACGCTACCGTACTGCTTTTGAGCGGTGAGCCGCTGCGCGAGCCCATCGTGTCTTACGGGCCGTTCGTGATGAACACCGAAAAAGAGATCGAAGAAGCGATCCGCGATTTCAACACCGGTAAATTCGGTTACCTCGAAGATTGA
- a CDS encoding RagB/SusD family nutrient uptake outer membrane protein produces the protein MTSTYRFLLLGVLALSLGTACKKTFEPSTAKNEDDALKNEADVKSATIGTYAVLKNADYVRSFHFLSEYQGDNIAQAQTSSDALSNAYRYTHLVDMSHVNNVWRQSYGVVNAANKVIAFTPDGASAGMKQLKGENLYLRAMIYFNLVRIFGRPYTQGNGTNEAVPLILESTTTELPARNSVKEIYDQVVADLLKAIDLMTERKSNNFASKEVAQALLARVYLYMGNNAKAIEFANLVINSGRYNLLTGDAYKNYFRSVPEDNRETIFCIRHTKAENRDFSAIGSMYFSEGGQGQTGWGEIYASTQYMALLDQQPADLRHAFISPYTNAGDVLGWPYAVPVADIRMNTRLNPNTPMYYINKYNYQEGLVNLSSPVYMRLAEMYLIRAEANAKQGGAGLQLAVDDLNMLRQRAGLSGTGLHTLASLAAAGKSVLDAVLEERQLELAFEGHRAYDLFRNNRPLERNYPGTHSLNNTPSTNIQQTILPSDNRVIYFIPNRERLVNPNLTQNP, from the coding sequence ATGACATCAACATACCGCTTTCTCCTGCTGGGCGTGCTGGCCCTGAGCCTCGGCACCGCCTGCAAGAAGACCTTCGAGCCGTCGACCGCCAAGAACGAGGACGATGCGCTCAAAAATGAGGCGGACGTGAAATCCGCCACCATCGGCACCTACGCAGTGCTCAAAAACGCCGACTATGTGCGCTCCTTCCACTTTTTATCGGAATACCAGGGAGATAACATTGCGCAGGCCCAAACGTCTTCCGATGCGCTGTCTAACGCATACAGATATACGCATCTGGTGGATATGAGCCATGTGAACAACGTCTGGCGCCAATCGTACGGCGTGGTGAACGCCGCCAACAAGGTGATCGCCTTTACGCCGGACGGGGCTTCGGCCGGCATGAAGCAGCTGAAGGGCGAAAACCTGTACCTCCGCGCCATGATCTACTTCAACCTCGTCCGCATTTTCGGGCGGCCGTATACCCAGGGCAACGGTACCAACGAAGCCGTGCCCCTCATATTGGAATCTACCACCACCGAGCTGCCGGCACGCAATTCCGTGAAGGAAATCTACGATCAGGTGGTAGCCGACCTGCTCAAAGCCATCGACCTGATGACTGAAAGGAAAAGCAATAATTTCGCGTCGAAGGAAGTGGCACAGGCACTCCTGGCCCGCGTGTACCTTTATATGGGCAACAACGCCAAAGCCATCGAATTCGCCAATCTCGTCATCAATTCCGGCCGCTACAACCTGCTGACGGGCGATGCGTACAAGAATTATTTCCGCAGCGTGCCCGAAGACAACCGCGAGACCATTTTCTGCATCCGCCACACCAAGGCCGAAAACCGCGACTTCAGCGCCATCGGTTCCATGTACTTCAGCGAAGGCGGCCAGGGGCAAACCGGCTGGGGCGAGATTTACGCTTCCACCCAATACATGGCCCTGCTCGATCAGCAGCCTGCCGACCTCCGTCATGCCTTCATTTCGCCGTACACCAACGCAGGTGACGTGCTGGGCTGGCCGTACGCCGTGCCCGTGGCGGATATCCGGATGAACACGCGCCTCAATCCCAACACGCCCATGTATTACATCAATAAGTACAATTACCAGGAAGGCCTGGTGAACCTCAGTTCGCCCGTGTACATGCGCCTGGCGGAGATGTACCTCATCCGCGCGGAAGCGAACGCCAAACAGGGAGGCGCAGGGCTCCAGCTGGCGGTAGACGACCTGAACATGCTGCGCCAGCGCGCAGGGCTTTCCGGCACGGGCCTGCATACCCTCGCCAGTCTGGCCGCAGCCGGCAAATCCGTACTGGACGCAGTGTTGGAGGAAAGACAACTGGAGCTCGCGTTCGAAGGGCACCGGGCGTACGATCTGTTCCGGAACAATCGTCCGCTGGAAAGGAACTACCCCGGCACGCATTCCCTCAACAACACGCCCAGCACCAACATCCAGCAAACCATCCTGCCCTCCGACAACCGGGTGATCTATTTTATCCCCAACCGCGAGCGCCTGGTGAACCCGAACCTCACCCAAAATCCGTAA
- a CDS encoding nucleoside phosphorylase produces the protein MSTGIAASELILNARGAVYHLDVRPEEIAHTIITVGDPDRVVNVSKHFDRVEGQFRHREFVTHTGYVGNTRISVVSTGIGTDNIDIVLNELDALVNIDFETRQIKDALTSLRIVRLGTSGSLQEHIPVDSFVASSHAIGLDNLLPYYTWHNTPEELQLLEAFRGQVRLQPHAARPYLFEAAPELLGLFGEGFHSGITVTCPGFYAPQGRQLRGALSHPELIDQLGRFTFENQRITNFEMETSGIYGLGRVFGHRCLSLSAIVANRVRGEFSADGNAAVEKLITTALPIIAA, from the coding sequence ATGTCAACAGGAATTGCCGCATCAGAACTGATTCTCAACGCCCGCGGGGCCGTTTACCATCTGGACGTCAGGCCCGAAGAAATCGCGCACACCATCATCACCGTGGGCGATCCTGACCGGGTAGTGAACGTCAGCAAACATTTCGACCGGGTGGAAGGGCAATTCCGGCACCGCGAGTTCGTCACCCACACCGGTTACGTCGGCAACACGCGCATCTCGGTAGTGTCTACCGGTATCGGGACAGACAATATCGACATCGTCCTCAACGAACTAGACGCCCTGGTGAACATCGATTTCGAAACCCGGCAGATCAAAGACGCGCTGACCAGCCTGCGGATCGTGCGGCTGGGAACGTCCGGCTCGCTGCAGGAACATATCCCCGTCGATAGTTTCGTGGCTTCCTCGCACGCCATCGGGCTCGATAACCTGCTGCCATATTATACCTGGCACAATACGCCCGAAGAGCTTCAGCTCCTGGAAGCCTTCCGCGGGCAGGTGCGGCTCCAGCCCCACGCCGCCCGGCCTTACCTGTTCGAGGCCGCGCCCGAATTACTGGGGCTTTTCGGCGAAGGGTTCCATTCGGGCATTACCGTTACCTGCCCGGGATTCTATGCCCCGCAGGGCCGCCAGCTCCGTGGCGCGCTCTCCCACCCCGAGCTGATCGACCAGTTGGGCAGGTTCACCTTCGAAAACCAGCGCATCACGAACTTTGAAATGGAAACTTCGGGGATATACGGGCTGGGGCGCGTTTTCGGGCACCGTTGCCTTTCGCTGAGCGCCATCGTGGCCAATCGCGTCAGGGGCGAATTCAGCGCAGACGGGAACGCCGCCGTGGAAAAACTCATTACCACCGCCCTTCCCATCATCGCCGCTTGA
- a CDS encoding ABC transporter permease — MLYNYFKMAWRSLLNDRQFAIINLLGLSISLACALLIWLWTVDELAVDHFHTADKRLYQVMQNIRHGNGIETTPNTPGPLAAALKAEFPEVEEAATVMTPSWFSARAGIANGDLRMKANAQFASAGFFRMFSYPVLSGDTARLFSDTRTIAISDELAARLFPGVDPVGRSADFQLDEFSGNYVVAAVFAQTQAANSQPFDILLGFESFLEKRAGLREWGNSDPATYVLLRKDADVAAFKNKLEHFFQDRKQNEGSTLFARPFADRYLYGQYENGVRQGGRIAYVRLFTLIAVFILFVACINFMNLSTARAARRMKETGIRKAAGATRGHLVLQHLGESMLMSGCAGMLALLFIWLLLPAFNQFSGKSLALQPELPLVLTMLAIILVTGLLAGSYPAWYISRFRPVAALKGSFKAGNGEAWVRKGLVVFQFALSVAAICAVLVIYRQVSYIQHKHLGYDRSHIIHFEIPLEMEPAKLAAAESFVGALRQLPGVTDASSYGHNLLGKHGEVGDMQWPGKPSGKGVNLANLEVGFRFLQTTGIQLKAGRYFSESAGAQQEIIFNETAIRQMGLQDPIGKTVRLWDQDRRIVGIAADFNFESLYNNVGPCFFQTYPVMPNIIVKLGNGDPSNALANIRQTFDQFFKGHVFEFIYMDDEYQAMYAAEHQVAVLSRYFTALAVLISCLGLFGLAAFTAQKRRKEIGIRKVLGATVGGVVLLLWRDFLKLLLLAALIAFPLVWYVMRGWLDDFAYRVCFGADVFLIAGGTMAAITLLTISYQSIKAALANPVQSLKQ, encoded by the coding sequence ATGTTGTACAATTACTTCAAGATGGCCTGGCGTTCCCTGCTGAACGACCGCCAGTTCGCGATCATCAATCTGCTGGGCCTTTCCATCAGCCTGGCCTGCGCATTACTGATCTGGCTATGGACGGTAGACGAGCTGGCCGTAGACCATTTCCATACGGCCGACAAACGGTTGTACCAGGTGATGCAAAACATCCGGCACGGGAACGGGATCGAAACAACGCCCAATACACCCGGGCCGCTGGCGGCCGCACTGAAAGCGGAATTTCCCGAAGTGGAAGAAGCCGCCACCGTGATGACGCCTTCCTGGTTTTCGGCGAGGGCCGGCATTGCCAACGGGGATCTTCGCATGAAGGCGAACGCACAATTTGCCAGCGCAGGCTTTTTCAGGATGTTCAGTTATCCCGTTTTGAGCGGCGACACGGCAAGGCTTTTCAGCGATACCCGCACCATCGCCATATCCGACGAGCTGGCGGCGCGCCTTTTTCCCGGCGTGGACCCGGTTGGCCGGTCGGCCGACTTCCAGCTGGATGAATTCAGTGGCAATTATGTTGTAGCGGCCGTGTTCGCGCAAACGCAGGCTGCCAATTCCCAACCTTTCGATATCCTCCTCGGCTTCGAAAGCTTCCTTGAAAAACGCGCCGGGCTGCGCGAATGGGGAAACAGCGATCCGGCTACCTACGTGTTGCTCCGTAAAGACGCGGACGTTGCCGCATTTAAAAATAAACTGGAACACTTTTTCCAGGACCGGAAGCAGAATGAAGGCAGTACATTATTTGCGCGGCCTTTCGCGGACAGGTACCTGTATGGGCAGTACGAGAACGGCGTACGGCAGGGCGGGCGCATCGCATATGTAAGATTGTTTACGCTGATCGCGGTTTTCATCCTCTTCGTAGCCTGTATCAACTTCATGAACCTCTCCACCGCCAGGGCCGCCCGGCGTATGAAAGAAACCGGTATCCGCAAAGCGGCCGGCGCTACCCGTGGCCACCTGGTGTTGCAACACCTCGGCGAATCGATGCTCATGAGCGGCTGCGCCGGGATGCTGGCGCTATTGTTCATCTGGCTGCTGCTACCTGCCTTCAACCAGTTCAGCGGCAAAAGCCTTGCTTTGCAGCCCGAACTACCGCTCGTGCTGACCATGCTGGCCATCATTTTGGTTACCGGCCTGCTGGCAGGCAGCTACCCCGCCTGGTACATTTCCCGTTTCCGGCCCGTAGCGGCGTTGAAAGGAAGCTTCAAAGCGGGCAACGGCGAAGCCTGGGTTAGAAAAGGACTGGTCGTTTTTCAGTTTGCATTGTCGGTAGCGGCGATCTGCGCCGTGCTCGTTATTTACCGGCAGGTAAGCTACATCCAGCATAAACATCTCGGCTACGACCGCAGCCACATCATACATTTTGAAATCCCCCTGGAAATGGAGCCCGCTAAACTCGCGGCGGCAGAAAGCTTCGTGGGCGCGCTGCGGCAGTTGCCCGGCGTAACGGACGCGTCCAGCTACGGGCATAACCTGCTCGGAAAGCACGGCGAAGTAGGCGACATGCAATGGCCCGGCAAACCTTCCGGCAAGGGCGTTAATCTTGCGAATCTCGAAGTCGGTTTTCGCTTCCTGCAAACTACCGGCATCCAACTGAAAGCTGGACGGTACTTTTCGGAAAGCGCCGGAGCGCAGCAGGAAATCATCTTCAACGAAACGGCTATCCGGCAAATGGGCCTGCAAGACCCTATCGGCAAAACGGTCCGGCTTTGGGACCAGGACCGCCGGATCGTGGGCATCGCGGCCGATTTCAACTTCGAATCCCTGTACAACAACGTGGGGCCGTGTTTCTTCCAGACTTACCCCGTGATGCCGAACATCATCGTGAAGCTCGGCAACGGCGATCCATCCAACGCATTGGCCAACATCCGCCAAACTTTCGATCAATTCTTCAAAGGGCATGTGTTCGAGTTCATCTATATGGACGATGAATACCAGGCGATGTATGCCGCCGAGCACCAGGTAGCCGTGCTATCGCGCTACTTCACGGCGCTGGCGGTCCTCATTTCGTGCCTGGGCCTGTTTGGCCTGGCGGCGTTTACGGCGCAGAAAAGACGGAAAGAGATCGGTATCCGGAAAGTGCTGGGCGCAACGGTAGGCGGCGTAGTGCTGCTGCTTTGGAGAGATTTTCTCAAACTGTTGCTGCTCGCGGCGTTGATCGCTTTCCCGCTCGTGTGGTACGTGATGCGCGGGTGGCTGGACGACTTTGCCTACCGGGTGTGCTTCGGGGCGGATGTGTTCCTCATTGCCGGTGGCACAATGGCGGCGATCACACTGCTGACCATCAGCTATCAATCCATCAAAGCGGCATTGGCCAACCCGGTGCAGTCGCTAAAGCAATAG
- a CDS encoding FecR family protein translates to MQTNPSQLPELLERWMSGQASEAEKEAFFELLDRQGADALAPHLRDAWEQLRPGPVMTDVTKDAITDRILQRPQSAPVRRLGWWYAAAAVLALAIAIPFGYKYWKGKQPADVAASGAHDVAPGKEGAILTLAGGRQIILDSLGNGLVASQQGTRITLQNGSLAYDAADASEITFNTMTTPRGRKFQLVLPDGTKVWLNAASSLRFPTAFSGAERRVEMTGEAYFEVAKDAKHPFFVSIGDGTDVQALGTAFNIHAYEDEPHIQATLLEGSVRVRNATGSRVLVPGQQARIAQGGAMTVLQPDLEQVTAWKSGFFIFQGAPLRDVMRQLARWYDIDVIYEGNVPDQIFEGELPQSLQLSQVTRILTKVNIKFRIEEGKRLIVLP, encoded by the coding sequence ATGCAAACGAATCCGTCACAACTGCCCGAATTACTGGAACGCTGGATGAGCGGCCAGGCCAGCGAGGCCGAAAAGGAAGCTTTCTTCGAACTGCTCGACCGGCAGGGCGCAGACGCGCTGGCTCCCCATCTCCGCGACGCCTGGGAACAGCTCAGGCCCGGCCCGGTGATGACGGACGTAACTAAAGACGCGATCACAGACCGCATCCTTCAACGCCCGCAGTCGGCCCCTGTTCGACGCCTCGGCTGGTGGTACGCTGCCGCCGCCGTGCTGGCACTCGCCATCGCCATTCCCTTCGGATATAAATACTGGAAAGGGAAACAGCCTGCCGATGTAGCGGCGAGCGGCGCCCACGACGTGGCCCCCGGAAAGGAAGGCGCCATCCTCACCCTGGCGGGCGGCCGGCAGATCATCCTCGACTCCCTCGGCAACGGCCTCGTGGCCAGCCAGCAGGGCACCCGCATTACGCTGCAAAACGGAAGTCTTGCCTACGATGCCGCCGACGCCAGCGAGATCACCTTCAATACCATGACCACGCCCCGCGGCCGCAAGTTCCAGCTCGTGCTGCCCGACGGCACGAAGGTCTGGCTAAACGCCGCATCTTCCCTCCGCTTCCCCACCGCTTTCTCCGGCGCCGAACGCCGTGTGGAAATGACCGGCGAAGCGTATTTCGAAGTGGCCAAAGACGCGAAGCACCCTTTCTTCGTGAGTATCGGCGACGGAACGGACGTGCAGGCGCTGGGCACCGCGTTCAATATTCATGCGTATGAAGACGAGCCCCACATCCAGGCCACATTGCTGGAAGGCTCGGTGCGCGTGCGCAACGCCACCGGCTCGCGGGTGCTCGTTCCCGGCCAGCAGGCGCGCATCGCACAGGGGGGCGCCATGACGGTGCTGCAACCCGACCTGGAACAAGTGACCGCCTGGAAATCAGGGTTCTTCATCTTCCAGGGCGCACCGCTCCGCGACGTCATGCGGCAACTGGCCAGGTGGTACGATATTGACGTGATTTATGAAGGCAACGTGCCCGACCAGATTTTTGAAGGAGAACTGCCACAGTCGCTCCAGTTATCACAGGTAACCAGGATATTAACCAAAGTCAACATAAAATTCAGGATCGAAGAAGGCAAACGCCTGATCGTATTGCCGTAA
- a CDS encoding discoidin domain-containing protein produces MKPSILYLYLMACIAAAGCGKADAVFFQDKSTVMKADRTGWSATASSEETTCETATANLVLDGKTATYWSSQGCPTVLPYPHSITVDMKNAIHLVTIDIIARQNDANGMTRFKLEGSTDGASWTVLKDNLAFVPTTRTAQSYPVPSSGTFRYLRLTALAGPIQKTFLSEIEVYTTK; encoded by the coding sequence ATGAAACCATCAATTCTCTATCTATATCTCATGGCATGTATCGCGGCGGCAGGATGCGGCAAGGCCGATGCCGTTTTCTTTCAGGACAAATCCACCGTGATGAAAGCCGACCGCACCGGCTGGAGCGCCACCGCCTCCAGCGAGGAAACCACTTGCGAAACCGCCACGGCCAACCTTGTGCTCGACGGCAAAACCGCCACTTACTGGAGCTCGCAGGGTTGCCCGACCGTGTTGCCCTATCCACATTCCATCACCGTAGACATGAAAAACGCCATTCATCTCGTGACGATCGACATCATTGCCCGGCAGAACGATGCCAACGGGATGACGCGCTTCAAGCTGGAAGGCAGTACCGACGGCGCTTCGTGGACGGTGCTGAAAGACAATCTCGCATTCGTCCCCACCACGCGTACCGCCCAAAGCTATCCCGTGCCCTCTTCCGGCACGTTCCGGTACCTGCGGCTCACGGCCCTGGCGGGGCCCATCCAGAAAACCTTCCTGTCCGAAATAGAAGTATACACAACTAAATGA